The Melanotaenia boesemani isolate fMelBoe1 chromosome 8, fMelBoe1.pri, whole genome shotgun sequence DNA window aattcaaacaaaaataGTTATCAGTGCTGGGTATTATACTTCAATAACTCCCATACAGCTTGCTTAGTGGGTtacacaaatacaataaaatctctTAAAGGGCTGGTGACATTAGTATTCAGTTTCTTAAAAATCGTGTGTCTGTATGTTTGAGCAGCAGCTAGACTATGACAGCAGAGTGGTCCAGAGGAGGCTCTATCaggaagctctgctggagattaCCCTGCCTTCGCTCACCAGGAGAATGGACAGCAAATGGAAAAGTGTACGTCAAAATCTCCGCTGCAGACGCGGTTTGTTGCTCACAAGTTACAAagcttaaaatgtgttttctgcgTGCAGGACCTCCAGCAGTTCGAGCAGTATATTTTCTCTGACTACAGCAATTTCATCCTGGTTCATAATATCTATGATGATGTTCTGAGAAACATCCTCACTAAGGAGATAGAGACaggtaaacacaaacacagactccTTTTCTACAGTATCTCATATTCTCACTGAAACCACTGATTATTAGCGTCTGTTTCCTACAACTAAAAATATTAACTGTGAAATAAACATATTCCCTCTGATCTAAGTTTACATCCCAACCTTCTCTTCATGTTGCAGTGGTTCAGGACGCTGCCAGTAAGAAGAGCAACAATCTCCTGTTGGACACATCTGATTTAGCCATTAGCCAGTACAGTCTGCTGGGACAGACACCTCCTCATTCTACACCAGACACCCCAGTCATTCATACACGCTCCTCCTCAGGGCCCAATAATGATCAAGAAGCTCCTCCTGTGGTTGAAGATAGAGATCAATTAACTGATGTTTCCCCTCAGAATGATGCAGAACTTAAGGTCAACACCAAACCAGACCCCAGCATTTCTCAAGCATCAGACCACAACACAATACTTCAGTGTCCTGTGATTGTTCTGACAGAGGCTCCACAGGTCAAAGAAATCACAGAAGAAGGGACAGTCAGATGTGACACACCGTCATCAACAGATTCAACACAAACCGTATCCTACAACTCAGAGGCAGCTGTTACACATGAGGTAGATACGGCTAATCCACAGACTGATCCAGGATCCACCATCCCAGATCAGCCTGATCCACAGATTGACCTAGGATCCACCATCCCAGATCAGCCTCATCCACAGATTGACCTAGGATCCACCATCCCAGATCAGCCTCATCCACAGATTGATCTAGGATCCACCATCCCAGATCAGCCTCATCCACAGATTGACCTAGGATCCACCATCCCAGATCAGCCTGATCCACAGATTGACCTAGGATCCACCATCCCAGATCAGCCTGATCCACAGATTGACCTAGGATCCACCATCCCAGATCAGCCTGATCCACAGATTGACCTAGGATCCACCATCCCAGATCAGCCTGATCCACAGATTGACCTAGGATCCACTATCCCAGATCAGCCTCATCCACAGACTGACCTAGGATCCACTATCCCAGATCAGCCTCATCCACAGACTGATCCGGGATCCACCATCCCAGATCAGCCTCATCCACAGACTGATCCAGGATCCACCATCCCAGATCAGCCTCATCCACAGACTGATCTAGGATCCACCATCCCAGATCAGCCTCATCCACAGATTGACCAAGGATCCACCATCCCAGATCAGCCTCATCCACAGACTGAGCCGGGCTCTACCATCCCAGATCAGCCTGATCCACAGATTGACCAAGGATCCACCATCCCACACTCTCCTGACCCCTCTCCTCTAGCCTTGCCCCAGCTGACCAATGTCCACATTGGATGTAATCAAAACGATCATTCTGCAACACCTGAAAAACCCACAACTCCTTACCTCTCATCCTCAGATCAAATATCAGAGGAGGCCTCTTCCACCCAGTCTCCTTCCCCATCACACTCACCTGAAATTGATTATCCAATGAAAATAAGTCTTGGGTCACTGATGGATGGGATTGCTCCATGCTCCAAAGAACCTGTGATGAAGACGCTGGTACAGCAGCCCACTGACAGAGCTGTCTACTTGACAGGAGAAATCAAAGACAACTGGGAGGTGGAGAGAGTAAAAGAGCAGCAACAGAAAGAAGCAACAGAGAAAGAGGGATGTGAGATGATGAAAGAAGGTAGAAAGGAAGAAGAGAAAGGTGAAGAGCAAGCAAAAGGTGTAGCTCAAACAGCAGGCGAGACGATCAATGAAGACTGCAGCTCGTCATCATCACCAAGAGACGGTGATGTTGTCTTGACCCCAGGGCAAACGGTGAGTGAAGGACTGGAAGACAAGTCAGGTCATCTTGAGTCTGAATTCAAGGGTGAGACTCAAAAAGATGATGAGAAAAATTTAGCAAAAGAAGATCttgcaaaagaagaagaagagaaagaggaggttCTTCAAAGTTCTCAGCCAGTGGAACCACAGGTAGAGAGTGCAGCTGAGCCACCGCTAGGCAGCGTGGCAATTATCAGAGAACTTGTGACTGAGATCACCGAAGTGGAGACAGCAATAGCCCCATGccccaccagcagcagcaacacacctTGACATAAATATCACCGTGACAACCACAGCCTCCACTCCTGGATCTACCAGTCAGTTCAACATTAAACATCATAACATCAAAATTTCTTACTAAATGGTACAGAGAGGTGAGACGAAAACCCAGTCATTGCTCTCAGGTTATGTGtcaactttaatatttttacatgccttttttttagtttttctaatCCTGTAGTGAGCTGTTTATTataaaaatcttcttttttatactttaacaAAGACTTCATAATACTGAAACGGTTTAAGTGATCTAATAAAGACTTTCCTTAAAGTTgcttagtttatttttttctgtccattcAGAGAACAGAACCAGCTGAAGACACCATACCAACACACTATTTCATAAAACCATTgtggtaaacatgtaaacaaaccacCCATATAAAAGTGCCTTCAAGTAGGTATATCCCAAATTGTTTAGAATGTGTTATGATCCAAAAATTGATCCTAAAAAGTCTTTTGGTATCTATTTTTCCGTACTCCATAAACAAATGTTCTAGCGTAGAGCAAACCTCAtactgaaaactgaaaatgacGACTTTTGagttgtctatctatctatctatctatctatctatctatctatcgatcgatctatctatctatctatcttctcTTTCAGCCGtaaaagcaggaaaacaaggctgaagttaaaaaaaagagaaaaaaaagtctttttaatgtttattagcAGCATTaaagtttcatgttttcattcaacAATTTAATTTGTTGCTACTTCATCGACAGcctgtttttttcattatattttaaaatccttGATATGAAATGTTCATCATGAAGCAGGTGTTGAGACTTGATAAAGTTAGTTGACTAAAATAGCACGACCAACAATAGCAAGCAGTTTtctaaaacaattttattaactAAAGAAAACTAATGAAAAGAGCCCTCCATAAAGCATCCAAAAAACCCAGCATGTAACTGTGAATGCAAAAAAGAAGTCGTTTCATATAAAATGTGGGATTATTTACTTAAAGAACCTGAAGATGAATGACCATGGGAGATGGAGAGGATTGCTACTCCATTACTTGTTCTTAGTTGTAGTGTCCGAACATGTAGCAATGCTATtacaaaaaagtacataaacatttacatgtaagaaaaaaaaatacatgcacGAAATTTAAACTATATGTGCAAAATATGCTTAAAAGTAATACATTAGGTAGCTGCTGTCAGTGTCCTGCTGACAGATAACACGACTCTCCTTACATCTAGTTTAGTTAAGGAACAGCTGGGGTTGCAACAACAGCTGCCAGTGATCTGATGGCCCCCTCTTATGGATATGAAGACATTATAAAACAGAATGAGTATCAGAACTGCATGGCATCAActaaaaaacatgtatttattttagagtGGTAGGAACAGATGCTCTACCTCCTCGCTTCTACAAACTGAAGAAATTTAATACTGTTAAAGTCTGACAACAGTGACACTTTTTGACCAGGAAGATATAACCTTTGTGTCTTGGCCAAAACAGACTAAATATATGAAATACTGTATAGCTGAAGCATTGTTTTCCCCAGCTTAGAGTAAACATGTGTCTTCACTTTTCCATTGGGTTTGAACTTAAATTAGACTTTCCTGCTTCATCCTAAGAGTATAAGAAGGTTTACTACCTGTGTAGCTTGCTCTTCATCTCTGCTGCAGGCTTGTGGCTACATGGGTCACTACCAGCATATCTGAACCAGAAGTTCTGGCCAAAGTGTCAGACATTAGGTTCTCCTGTGGGTGAATCTGTTCTCCATTTTAGTGTCCTTGTTCCCTGAATCTGTAACTTAAATTTGGACCATTTTAACTCATGTTACAGAAACAGGTAAGTCTCTACCCTGGTCCAAATTAACCTACCAGTGTAAAACTGTGACAAAACTGTGCCCATTTCACAGTTACACAGACACAAACCTAGATGTATTTCACTGTATGttaataagaaaattaaatggtagtgttaaaaaaaactggttgGTGTCAATCCTTTCATCAATGAGATGTTTGTTCTTTCAGCGGATttgaagtaataataaatattaaatattacacagtaaaaacatgCTAAGTCTATCAACATACATTTCCACAAATATCCATTTATACTCCTTTACACAATTTGATGACTGCAAGACGCTTGTGGCAAGGAAGACTCAACTACTTGTCTGTTTGATATAAtggtgaatgaataaaaaaaagggtaaCTGCATTAAAGCAGAACTAGTTAAACTtacagtattattattattattagtcatTGTGATACATTACAGCTTGTATGACCACCGTCTAAATAAGTACAATAGGGTGAGCGGAGACAATGGGATTAGAGTAGTGAAAAAGCTGAACATGCAGAATtagacatgtttgtgtttatgagtACTGATAGAAAGGTTGTTCATCAGGTCTAAACCCGTAAGCAGTGGCTGGTCTTCCAGGTGATGAACTGGTCTGGTCGAAGACATCATTCACATCCCTGATGAAGAAACCCAAACAAATTGACAAAGAGTTTTACTTTTATCTTGtgtgagggagaaaaaaaaagctgcagttgATCAGACAAGTTGAACAGTTCAAAGAGCTGCAAGGTGGGATAAGAATGTCATTACCAGATAAttaactgaaagaaaatgtctgCCTATGACTGACTTGTgtttgaaaaagcaaaaaaaaaggtttaagattGGATGAACTCTGCAAGCATGGTCACGACCCCTGCTTCTGGTTTCTGTTATCTCACCCTTCAAGGTGATAGTCTCCATTCTGAGTCTGCAGGTCGCTGAAGAAATCTGGACTGACTGAGCCATCTCCTGGAGTTATTCCATCTAGAGACGACAATACAAGACCATAAACTTACTGGCACAGAAACGATTCAGATGCTTGTCTTTAATAAGATGATTAATAGAAATGTCTTTACTACTAAATAGGCTCTTTAAAAtgtaacctttatttaaaaaatattactacaaaacaaaaatccataGACACCAAAAGTTTA harbors:
- the LOC121645248 gene encoding protein Niban 1-like — encoded protein: MGASSSGLLDDTKISHIKGLVDSSFQSFSGFYRQQYSVAYLGYLHQEVEPNKEGRGLLLTQRPPYNPEEVLYQENVKISCWDEQGKKCRERYVVLRRDYNVEIHDNMEAFNRGCAAKLVLQPAGGILFTTEKESRAQLEKTCTGILNGVKEDTSSGILSPDIFAVYLHLPYTGHTCFLFQQAEKRDHFLSDLKTCIKHSNIDPWHTSSHESKAYAHALRLYQQEKGCYESWEKLLGTEEQVLASQVMEELLPWLQSQLQSKVKGKKTERIRQWLATMQATYALVSEHLTAGLETLREDCRKTASASQALIRSDLDQIMTSQHFLEQKVRACIYEEAEKVCSESIGPYLSSILEVLTGNIGAGILGMQHTLRTQMDSAFSLTNGGTEETKKVLTNLHSISLDESYKKVEDLMEKLTDLKQRFGLSSAKRLVHSAHLEMEKLLDSAVYTLEQFLQSSTKLQPSEVPLKMDRAKERVFKQLDYDSRVVQRRLYQEALLEITLPSLTRRMDSKWKSDLQQFEQYIFSDYSNFILVHNIYDDVLRNILTKEIETVVQDAASKKSNNLLLDTSDLAISQYSLLGQTPPHSTPDTPVIHTRSSSGPNNDQEAPPVVEDRDQLTDVSPQNDAELKVNTKPDPSISQASDHNTILQCPVIVLTEAPQVKEITEEGTVRCDTPSSTDSTQTVSYNSEAAVTHEVDTANPQTDPGSTIPDQPDPQIDLGSTIPDQPHPQIDLGSTIPDQPHPQIDLGSTIPDQPHPQIDLGSTIPDQPDPQIDLGSTIPDQPDPQIDLGSTIPDQPDPQIDLGSTIPDQPDPQIDLGSTIPDQPHPQTDLGSTIPDQPHPQTDPGSTIPDQPHPQTDPGSTIPDQPHPQTDLGSTIPDQPHPQIDQGSTIPDQPHPQTEPGSTIPDQPDPQIDQGSTIPHSPDPSPLALPQLTNVHIGCNQNDHSATPEKPTTPYLSSSDQISEEASSTQSPSPSHSPEIDYPMKISLGSLMDGIAPCSKEPVMKTLVQQPTDRAVYLTGEIKDNWEVERVKEQQQKEATEKEGCEMMKEGRKEEEKGEEQAKGVAQTAGETINEDCSSSSSPRDGDVVLTPGQTVSEGLEDKSGHLESEFKGETQKDDEKNLAKEDLAKEEEEKEEVLQSSQPVEPQVESAAEPPLGSVAIIRELVTEITEVETAIAPCPTSSSNTP